ATCTCAGTTGTCACCAGTTGTCGTCCCCGAGGTACTGATCGGTCCAAGGGCCGGCGAGCTCGTCTGGCTCTTCGCGCTCCAGGGCGTCGGCATCGTGCGATTCCGTTGCGGCGTTTGTCGTTGGGGTTCCCGCGTTGGTGTTGGTGTTGGTGTTGGTGTTGCTCGAGGGTATGGTCAGCTCATTCCCCTGGCACATCGGCCCGATTGAGAAGGTGCTACTCAGCAATTGCGCGCAGGTGTAGCTGGTGGGGGTGTAAGCGTTTGGAAACCCCTGAAACTGGCCCGGCCGCGAAAAAGGAGCGCTGGGTACCGCGTTCATCGGCATGCGGGGTCCAGCGTCAGATGCGATACCCAGAAGCGAAGCGACAGAGATACCAAGTGTTTTACTTCTCGTTGCGGCGCTACTGCTGTTGCTTGTAGCGATTGGCGGTGGAGGCTGTCGAACCCACTGGGGCGCTGGCACAGCAGAAAAGTTGCCGCTGACCAGTTCCCTCGAGGTGTAGCTGGCGCGGATGTGGGCACTTGGATGTTGCTGGCGTTGGTGTACGTGCAAGAACGACTGCTGGGGCGACGGGTGGGGAGGCATGTTGGTTGGCATGACAACTTCGGAGCCCGATGTCATGCCAAGCAGCGAGGCCACAGATACCCCGTCTAACAACATCGGCGATCCGAAATGACCATTGAGGAAAGTTGCGGGGATGCTGGTAGGTTCTATGTCGTCCGAAGTTCTGGCTTTCTTGTTGGCGTGCTCATGGTCTGCGCCATCGCGTTTGCGTTTGACGTCCTTTTCGTTTTGAAAGGAACGGGTTTCGAACGGATGCAGGCTGTGTGCTGGCCCCCGATGCCGATGTGCATTGCCTTCCAGTGTGATCAAGGCAGCTTGCAAAGTCGAGATCAGCGATCCAGGTTGGGATTTCGCGTGTCTTAATTTTTGTGCCAAAGGCAAAGCGCAATACTCAGGCAGGAGCGCTCCCTTGAGGCTGGAGACGATTGCCGCGCATTCCTTTTGATCCGATTGCGCCGCGTCATGCGCATCACGCAGAACCGCAAAAAGGCGCTGAATTTCTTCATCAATGTCCGAACTCAGCTCGGCAATGCTTCCGTCGCTCATGTTGCTCCAGGGGATTTGCAGCCAACTCAGATAGACCAGAACGGCCTGCAGAGTCCGTGCTCGCCGATCGGGTGTGAGCAGAGCCGCTTGATGTGATGCAACGACTTCGCTTTTTGACTTCTTTAAGGGTATGCAGCGCAGGAGCCGTATCAAGGGCAACGGGTAGCGTCCCTCGCCAAAGTATTGGCAGCCCGCCTTCATGTGCGCCATCACAACGGGGTCGTCGTGTGAAGACATCGCGTTGACGAGCATCTGGGCGGATGGCGAAACGGATGCCCGCATCGATTTGCCGTGGTCATCTTTCTGCAGGAGCAGGAATTCTTCGATTTCCTTGCTCAATGCACGGATACGCTCGTTCAACCGATCCCAGCGACAGTCCGTCAAGGCCTTCTGGATGTCGTCGGCCGCCGTGTTCACAAGCGTGTATGACTGGTTTTTCATTTCCTCCGCTGCCGCGACAATCGACAGTTGCAAATGGAGGTGTGGCGGTGCGGGAAGGGGCGCCGGCTTTTCACTGGGTGCAGGACGCTGAGCGGTCCAATGCCACTGAAGTCGGTATTGGCGTGGCCCGCCCAGGGGGTTTTTCTTGTTCACAATCGTTCCGGGCGGAACAATGTCGCGCAGTTTATCTATCACTTGGTATGTGCAAGCGATGGAGAACCTGCACGCGTTGGCCAGTTCTTGCGCAGACAAGCCGGTATTTCCTGCTTCATGAAGTTTTTGCAGAACATGGAATTGCCGCTCTGTCAGCGGTTTTTCAATACCTTCGATCCACAAGGCCCGGGGGCTCTCCTGAAGAAGGTACTGTCCGGCGGGGTCCAGCGCGATTCTGTTTGCTGTGACAACAGGTTCTTGGCTTTCTGCCATGGGTATGCCGATCTGGGGCTCATTCATGACCCAGGACCTCACCCCCGTTTGTTCGTCTTTTTTGTAACTGATGTTGAACCGCTTGGGTAACTGGCCCATGCATGTGCTGAGATACGCGTCGCTGCGAATGTCAGTAACCTGCATGAGTTCTGCGCAGGTGAACCATGTGCCCTTGTGCTCGTCCAGATAGGTCGCGAGCTCGACGTGCCGTCTCCCCAGGCCCTTGAGTTTCCGTCCCTCGGGACTAGAGATCTCTGCACGCTGCAGTTTGTAGCCGGCGATGACGCGGGTCTGAGCGTTGTGGAGCACCGGGGCGACGCCATGGACGGGCACCGTCTGATCAGAGATAGCTCTGGAAGAGAGCTGCGGCACGCTGTTTTGCGTGGTCGCTGGCGCATGTTGATGCACGTAGGGTGGCCACGGGGGGAGTGCCTGAACGCTTTCTGAGCCCTGTTGGATGGGCTGGTGGACCGGCGCGTTTGGCCGAGGTGCGTGGGGGTCAGCGCGGTGCATTTTGATTCCTCAACGAAGTGGGCTGCCGCTTTGGTCTAGATGGGTGCCGCGACGGTGGGTAACGCGCGCGCCGCCATGGTTCTAACGGCGGCGGCAAGTCGGGCTTCGCAGAGAAGCACCGGTCGGTACGTTGCCGCCGAGCCAAACACCGCCTACACCGGGTACACCACGCAGTTCGGTACCACCACCGGATCGAAGATGCAGTCGCGCGACTTCAGAGCAGGCTATCGCCGTGCTGTTCGCGCCGTTGTGGCAGGGCACGCGAAGATGCGCTGGTCGGTCTAGATCAATCGGGAATCTCCAACGGGTTGTCAGGCCAGCGCAGGTCGGCGAAGCGTGAACCGCAACGCATGAAACGACGCCATCCAGAGGCACCAAGGGACGGCTTGTATGGTTGAGGTGTTGGGGTGGAGGGCCTGGAAGTACGGCTATCGGCTTGGACCGACTGGCGGAGATTGCCCCCACCCCGCCTTTCAGCGTCGATAAGGAACTGAGCGGCACCCAGTAGCGCCGATCTTGAAGCAAGCTAACGCGGCTGGCGGGAATTTCCACCCCAACACTTGCCATTCTTTCTCGCAGGAGGTTGCCATGCAAGAAGTCCATGTGTTCATCGGGGTAGATGTGGCCAAGGCCGAACTCGTCGTCGCCACGGCCTCCCAACCAGGATGCCGCAGCATCGCCAACGAGGTCGGCGCCATCAGCGCCTGGCTGCGTGAGCTACCAGACAACACCCTTGTGGCCATGGAGTCCACCGGGCGCTACCACCAACTGCTCGCCACCCTGGCACACGCAGCGGGTCTGCAGGTGTTCGTGCTCAACGCCCGCGATGTGTTCTTCTACGCCCGCGCCCTGGGCGCTCGGGCCAAGACCGATCGGCTCGATGCCCATGTGATCGCCCGTTACCTTCTTGAACATCATGAGCACCTGCACCCCTGGCAGGCTTGCTGCCCCGCGCTCGCTCAGGTCAACACCCTGCTCGCGCAGCGTTGGACGGTAGTGACCAAACGCACCGCGCTGCACCAGTCGCTACAGGGCTGTGATGCAGCCATCGCTGCCGAGCTAGGGGCCCTGGATGCGGCCTTCGCCACGCTGCTCAAGGCCATGGATGCGCGCATCGCAGCACTGTTCGCAAAGGATGCCCGCTTGGCAGAGCAACGGGCTCTACTGCAAAGCATCGTGGGCGTGGGCGCGCAAAGCAGTGCATTGCTGGCCAGCGTGCTGGCCCAGCTGGACTTTGCCAGCGCCGATGCCTTGGTGGCCTACAGTGGGCTGGACCCGCGTGCCTGTGATTCGGGCCGCAGCCGAGGCCACCGAAGGCTCTCAAAACGCGGACAACCGGCTCTACGACGCCAGATGTACCTCGCCGCCATGTCGGCCTGCCACACCAAGACATTTGAAGCCACTTACAAGGCTTTGCGCCAGCGCGGCCTGAAGACCACCGAAGCCCTCGTTGTACTGGCTCGCAAGCTCCTGCGTATCGCCTTTGCCGTCTGGCGCTCTGGCAAACCATTCGAGCCTCAGCGATATGCACCCAGCGCTTGACTTCTATCCATAGAACCTCCGCCGGCCCAAGGCGGGGCAGGCGGGTGTTTCATCTCAGCGGTCCGCGCATTTGTTGCACGTCCAGCGAGCTCACCGGCTCGGCCTGGTTGCCCCACTGGGTGCGCACATAGCTCAGCACCTCGGCCAGCTCGCTGTCGCTCATCTGCAGCACGAAAGGCGGCATGCCGAAGGGGCGGGGGTGGCCCCGCGTGACCGGCCCGAAGCCGCCATTGAGCACGATCTGCACCAGGTTGGCGGGCGAGGCCATGGTGACCGTGCGGTTGCCGGCCAGCGGCGGGTAGGCGATGGCGCCGTTGTGGCGCACACCCTCACCCTGGGCGCCGTGGCACTGCGCGCAATGCTGTTCGTACTGCTTGGCGCCCGCGCTGAGGGTGCGCGAATCGGGCGCGCTGGGCGCCTGGCGGCGGGTGGTGTGTTCCACCGGCAGTTGCTGGAGGTAGCGCGCCATGGCCTGGAGGTCTTCGGCCTTCCAGTGTTGCGTGCTGTGCTGCACCACCTCGGCCATGGGGCCGCTCACCAGCGCGTCGCGCGCGCGGCCGTCCTTGAACAGCGCCACGATCTCGTCGACCGACCAGTTCTGCACGCCGGCCTCTGCCGGGTCGAGCAGTGAAGGCGCGTACCAGCGCTGCATGGGAATGAGGCCGCCGGAGAGACCGAGCAGGTCGCTTTGACCACCCAGGGCGTCGCGCGGCACGTGGCAGGCGCTGCAGTGGCCAGGGCCGTTGACGAGATAGGCCCCGCGCAACAACTCGGCCGACGAGGCGCCTGGCTGCGGCGGCGTGTAGGCCTCGGCCCGGAAGTACAGCGTGCGCCAGGCCTTGAGCGCGAACTGCGTGTTGTAGGGCCAGCGCAGGTCGTGCGCGGGCACCACCTTGTCGCTGGCGGGCAAGCTGCGGAAGAAGGCGTAGAGCGCGTCGCTGTCTTCGCGCGTGAGGTGCGTGGTGTTGTTGTAAGGGAAGGCCGGGTTGAGCCAGCGGCCATCGCGTGCCTGGCCGTGGTGCAGCGCGCGCCAGAAGTCGTCGGCGCTCCATGCGCCCAGGCCGTCGCTGCCGGGCGTGAGGTTGCTACCGTAGACCGTGCCAAAGGGCGTGACGATGCCCATGCCGCCCGCGAACGGCGTGCCGCCGCGTGCGGTGTGGCAGGCCTGGCAGTTGCCCAGCACCGAGAGGTAGCGCCCACGCTCGATGGTGTGCGGGTCGTTCAGCGGGACCGTGGTGGGTGCGGGTTCGATCGCGATGGGTTGGGCGGGCCAGGCCAGCCAGGCGAACGCGGCCACGCCCGTGAGCACCAATGCGCCCAGTCCTTGTGTGAGTTTGCGGCGCAGGCTCACGGTCGGCCTCCCGTGGGGAGCAACGCGCTGCCGCATTGCAGCGGCAGTGGGGTGGCCGAAGGTGCGACGGCGTGCGCGTCGGCGGGCACGGGCTGGGTGGCCAGCCAGGCGCTCACGGCGGCAATGTCGCTCGCGCCGAGGCCGCGGGCGATGTCGGCCATGCAGTCGGGCGCGTGCGCCTTGCGCAGGCCAGCGCGCCACGCACCGAGCTGGGCGTTGAGGTAGTCGCGCGGCAGGCCGAGCAGGCCCGGGGTGGCTGGCTTCACGCCGGTGAGCGCACTGCCGTGGCAGGCCACGCAGGCGGGCAGGTTGCGCGAGGCGTCACCGCGCAGGGCGAGCTGTTCGCCGCGCTGCAGGTCTTGCGGCGAGGCGTTCACGCGGACCGGAGCGGGGTAGGGCACCTCCATGGCGGCGAAGTGCTCGGCGATCTCCTGCAGGTAGGTGTCGTTCAGTGGGGTGAGCAGGTGCGTCATCAGCGGGTACACGCGCCGGCCGTCGCGAAAGTGCAGCAACTGGTTGTAGAGATAGCCTGCGGGTTTGCCCGCCAGGCGCGGGTAGTAGCCATCGGGCGCGGCGCGGCCCTGGGCGCCATGGCAAGCGGTGCAGGCGAGCAGGCGCTGGGCCATGCTGTCTTCGAAGCGCACGGTTTGCGCGGTGGCCGGCAGCAGCATGCAGCCGGCCGCGAACAACAGGGCTTGCGGCCAATGTCGGCGCGCAGACAAGCGGGAGAGGAAGCTCATGGGGTTCGTGGTGTGGTGGTGGTGGTGAGCGGTCGTGGGTCGGTTCGGTTCCAGTCGGTGGCATGTGGCCAGCAGGCGCTCAAGGCCATGGCCACGGGCGCCACGCGTTCGGGTAG
The sequence above is a segment of the Hydrogenophaga sp. BPS33 genome. Coding sequences within it:
- a CDS encoding c-type cytochrome, whose amino-acid sequence is MSFLSRLSARRHWPQALLFAAGCMLLPATAQTVRFEDSMAQRLLACTACHGAQGRAAPDGYYPRLAGKPAGYLYNQLLHFRDGRRVYPLMTHLLTPLNDTYLQEIAEHFAAMEVPYPAPVRVNASPQDLQRGEQLALRGDASRNLPACVACHGSALTGVKPATPGLLGLPRDYLNAQLGAWRAGLRKAHAPDCMADIARGLGASDIAAVSAWLATQPVPADAHAVAPSATPLPLQCGSALLPTGGRP
- a CDS encoding IS110 family transposase, which encodes MQEVHVFIGVDVAKAELVVATASQPGCRSIANEVGAISAWLRELPDNTLVAMESTGRYHQLLATLAHAAGLQVFVLNARDVFFYARALGARAKTDRLDAHVIARYLLEHHEHLHPWQACCPALAQVNTLLAQRWTVVTKRTALHQSLQGCDAAIAAELGALDAAFATLLKAMDARIAALFAKDARLAEQRALLQSIVGVGAQSSALLASVLAQLDFASADALVAYSGLDPRACDSGRSRGHRRLSKRGQPALRRQMYLAAMSACHTKTFEATYKALRQRGLKTTEALVVLARKLLRIAFAVWRSGKPFEPQRYAPSA
- a CDS encoding cytochrome c translates to MSLRRKLTQGLGALVLTGVAAFAWLAWPAQPIAIEPAPTTVPLNDPHTIERGRYLSVLGNCQACHTARGGTPFAGGMGIVTPFGTVYGSNLTPGSDGLGAWSADDFWRALHHGQARDGRWLNPAFPYNNTTHLTREDSDALYAFFRSLPASDKVVPAHDLRWPYNTQFALKAWRTLYFRAEAYTPPQPGASSAELLRGAYLVNGPGHCSACHVPRDALGGQSDLLGLSGGLIPMQRWYAPSLLDPAEAGVQNWSVDEIVALFKDGRARDALVSGPMAEVVQHSTQHWKAEDLQAMARYLQQLPVEHTTRRQAPSAPDSRTLSAGAKQYEQHCAQCHGAQGEGVRHNGAIAYPPLAGNRTVTMASPANLVQIVLNGGFGPVTRGHPRPFGMPPFVLQMSDSELAEVLSYVRTQWGNQAEPVSSLDVQQMRGPLR